The genomic segment CCTTGAAGGTGGACCCAGAAACTGAGTCCTGAAAGCAAGGAGGAGCTTCAGGATGGGCAGTCACACCTCCCTGTCTTTTCTCATGCACTTCCCTTTACCCTGAACAAAGGTcgttcccatttctccatctgtGGGAATCCTGACCGTGCACCTCCACAAGGAAGCTCTCCTGGGTTTCCCAATCACAGTTTATTGCTTCCACTCTTGAGCCCCCAACACCCTTATCAAAGAGTGAAAGGAGTGTCCTTTCACTCTTCTTTCAGAAGGACATTGAATGCAGTGACTCCAGGTTTGAAGAGAGGGTTGTTGGTATTGTGGAGGATGCCCAAGGGGGCCTGGGCTGAGGGGAAGTGGCCATGCGAGTGCCTGCCTGTCACTGGTTTTTGCATGTTCAGTCAGGCTCTCCTGCCAGACCCACCTTTCCCTTCCCAGCTTGCCTGCCTACCTCTACCCAGATCACTTATCAGATCAGCATGGATCAATATGCTTGATGCCGTATCATGTGGATAAGATCAGAGTCGGCACTCACAGGTTCCACAGAGGGCAACTGAGCAATGTTTTTCCAAGTCAAAggcccacccctctccccagtaACATgctgcctacacacacacagttccttGCCAAGTGCGATATCTGTCCATGTAATTCACTGAGGCCACTGGCCTCCAATGCCTGAATGTTGTCATAGCAAAGGACACAATGCTGAAACGTCCCTGATCAGAGGCCAGTTACATCAAGGATCCTTGAAGAGAAACTGTTGTATGCAACAGTATGAGGAAGCTCTACCGTGTTCAGGTATAGGGAAGTCATCCCGTGTCAGGAAGTAGAAAAGCTGGGTGCCAGAAAGGGAGGGAATTTGTGATCATTTAGGTGAAAACCAAGGATGTGTGCACAAATCCATTCTTCGGTAAACTGAGCAGTGTGTAAAAAGCCCTGGGGACCTTGAAGGAGCCAGGGCCAGATGGGACAGGAGAGGGTCAGACATATCACCTATGCCCTCTTCTGGCttgtctattatttctttttgaaagtggGTCCTATCCAAAATATTAACACTTTTAATCGTCCTGCTGGAAGGTCTTGGTGACCGCTGAGAGCCTGGTGAGCAGCTAGTAAGGGTGGAAGTGGGGTGGGCCGTGGGGAAGGGATTCATGTGAATGTCTCCAGGGCAGATTCAACTGGGAAGAGGGAGGACAGTCAGGTCTCACAGGTGGGGCCGTTTTGGGTGAGAGGATCACGCTGGCCAGAGGGGGCACAGGAGCTGCAGACACCGAGGCATGGTGCCAGAATAGCCTAAACTACTGGTAACCTGAAGCTGACACAAAGTGCTCTGTGACACCTTTGCTCTAAGGCCAAGAGGTGCCCTCACTCCAGGTGGGTGCATGGGGTGAAGAGGAAACAGACAGCCTCTTTAGGATGCAGAGGCAGGGGGCTTGGGCTTGTATAGCCAGATTCCCCAAGGGCCAGTAACCTTGCCTGGGGCCCCTTTAGAGGGGTCTTCAGTGGGTGCCAGGGCGCTCTTCTGGCCAAGGGCACAACACTCAAAGCCAAACCGCATCAGGAATATTACTACTGGTATTTTTCTTCGGGGGCAGCACCGGCTCCACCACAAACACTAAGAAGGAAACATCCCAAAtgatgcccccacccccagccccgcctgCGTCACCAGGCGCTGCTCAGAGCTCCTGGCCCTACTTGCATCACTGGTGTTGTATGCTCAGACAGCCCCAACTCTCTCTGTGCCTGTGAGGGACCACCCGCCGGGTTCCCAGACAATCGCTCCAGCATTCAGTCTGGTGcaagtttccttcactgtggttCTCCACCCGTTCCCACCTCTCTGGGACCTTCCCTCCTGCAGCCTCAGGTCCTGACTCTGCAGAATCTGGCAAGTGCGACCCCCGTCCCTTGCCACCCCTCAAGGGAGCCTCACCCTGGCCCAGGACGAGAAGCAGGAGTCCACAGACCACCGCGTTCAGACACCCGCGAAGTAGGTCCAGTCGCATGGTCTACCCAGTGCACAACTGCTGTTTTCACCCAAAGACAGCCCAGAGGCTGCAGTTCTGAGTGCCTCCAGCAGGGCACGGAGTTTGACCTAGGCTGGAAGTAGGCGGGGCTAGCTGGGAAGGGAAAGGCAGGAGAGCCTGCTGCACACGCAAAAACCAGTGACAGGCAGACACTGACATGGCCACTTCCCCTTGGCTCCGTCCTCCTTGGGCATCCTCCACAATACCTCCACAATACCAACGACTCTCTCCTCAAACCTGGAGTCACTGCATTCACTGTCCTTATAGTCACAGACCTGATAAGGGTGCCAGAGAGTGGGAGCAATAACCTGTGATTGGGGGACCCAGAAGAGATTCCTTGAGGAGGTGCATGGTCAGGATTCCCGCAGATGGAGAAATGGGAGTGATCTTTGTTCAGGGTGAAGGGAAGTGCatgaggaaagacagagaggtgTGACTGCCCATCCTGAAAAGCTCCTTCTTGCTTTCAGGACTCAGCTTCTGGGTCCATCTCAAGGTCCCTCATGGCCTTATTGTCCCTGATCTGAGGGTCTCCGTGGACCTCCTCTCTATTCAGTCAGTACCTACCTTTTGAAGTGCACGCATGACTGTGGCATTATCGTAAAGACAACCCCAACCCAATCCCACGgctttccacccctccctcccctacccGCCAAGATCGAGCTCAAGGTCATTTATCtatttgacaaacatttaaagagcGCCTGTTAGTCCCAGTGCTGGGGACTCGGCAGGGCACTCCCGGGCCCTAGGtggaatgggggcgggggggggggtgcaggcgCGTCATTGGGAGGTTCCGAAACGCAGTAAacggtgtcagcacagagggcaTTTGGTACGGGAGCGCCCGCCCAGCCTGAAAggcagacttcctggaggaagtggtgCCTGAAGATACTCCAGGCCGGTCTTTAGTGTCCCCGAGAGTCAGCCGTGGCCTCCGCCGTCCAGCACCCTGCGGGCTCGAACGGCCAACACCGCTCGAGTGGCTTCTCTGTGTATTTGCCAAGCGGACTGCATTTCTCCGGGTTAGCGCACAGAGTGAACCCAAGCCACGGCTCCCCTCAAACCCCAGAGCTAGAACGGTTGGTGCTGCCTGTCCCTCCTGCGACCCCGTCGCCACGCCACGCCCCCTAACCGTCCCCCGGAAGTGCTCCGGTAAGAGCGGAAGTGCTCCGGTAAGAGCGGAAGTGCACGCCTACTGCGGCCGGCAGCGGTTTCGCGatggtggggggcggcggggtggggggcggcctcTTGGAGAACGCTAACCCCCTCATCTACGAGCGCTCTGGGGAGCGGCCGGTGACCGCGGGCGAGGAGGACGAGCAGGTTCCAGACAGCATCGACGCGCGCGAGATCTTCGATATCCGCCGCTGCTAAGCGCGGGCGCGTTCGCGGGGCCCTGGGAGGGGGCTGAAGTGTTGTCCAGTAGTTGGTAGAGCTGTATCAGGGCCAGGCATTCCCGGCGGAGGGTTCTGAGTGGGTCAAGGGGCAGACTCCCTTTTCCTTCACTTGCCACATTTGATTCGCTCCATCAATGACCCGGAACATCCACTGACGCTGGAAGAATTGAATGTAGTCGAGCAAGTCCGGGTTCAGGTGAGTCGTTCCCAGCGTCTGAGGGGGCAGGTTGTTCGGGAGAGTCAGAAAAGCCCAGCAGGCCACCAGGAGGCTGGCCTTCTCTCAGCTCACGGACTCCTCAGGGGATCTTGGGAAGGGGGGATTGCTGTGCCCATTTTatgcatgaggaaactgaggcctgtaGAAGTTAGACGATTTGCTTGAAGCAACACActaaggaggagggagggcctCCTCCTGAGATCTCATTCCCTCAACCAGGTGAGCGACCCCGAGAGCACGGTGGCCGTGGCCTTCACACCCACCATTCCGCACTGCAGCATGGCCACCCTTATTGGCCTGTCCATCAAAGTCAAGCTTCTTCGATCTCTTCCCCAGCGTTTCAAGGTGAATTGGAACTGGGGCCCAGGGGTGGAACAGGGGTGAGCTTCTGCTACTGAGGAGGACATGGAGAGCATGAACATGGACATCAAAGTGAGGCCAGCCAGGATCCCAACAAGCAGAGATGAAACTGGGAGGAGCCTTTACACTTGAATGGGACAACAAGTATAACGGCCTGAGCTGGAAAGTGCAGAAAAGTAGTGAGTTTGGCAGGAAGGGAAGTAGGAAGCTGTATATAGATTTGGAGCAGGGTTGGGGCACAGGCAACCCTTTAAATCAACAGCAGTCAGCCAGTTCTTTGGAAAGAGATGATGGAGCGgctgtgggtgggtgtggggcaTAATGGAAGGTCCAGAGTCCACAGTCATGATTAGGACATAGGATCAGTGGAAGGtggtgaatgggggagaggggacaagGGAGTAGACAGGGATGAGTGCTCAGGCCTCACCTGTCTCCCTCCCAGATGGACGTGCACATTACACCAGGGACCCATGCCTCAGAGCACGCAGGTAAGTGTGGGCTGATGTTGAGGCATTGGCCCTGTGGCTTCCCCCTTGCCATGGTGGGTTGTAGGGCAAGATGGAAGGAGGCCGACTGGGTGGGTAACTCCTCATTGGAGGTGGCAACCTAGAGTGAAGCTGGCTTGACTTAAGTCTCCTGTGCTTACCACGTTCTTGCATCCCTGCCCTTTTCCTCTCCTAAGTACACAGGACCAGGGTGTGTCAGACTTTATAGTACATGAGGCAACAGACATGAGCAGCCAGGTGGAAGGGAATCTCAATAGGGTGGGATAGGTGTGGGTTCAGGTGGTTTGGGTAGCTTGATCAAAGCTCTGGGTCCTGGGAAGGAGGTGACAGTAGGTTGGTGCgagtgtgtatatgcatacaaagGCTTAGAAGTCGGGTTGGCCGGCAGGCTGGCCAGAGCCTGGCTTTGATCCTCCTCTATTCCTTCCTGTCCAGTGAACAAGCAGCTTGCGGATAAGGAACGGGTGGCAGCTGCCCTAGAGAATACCCACCTGTTGGAGGTTGTGAACCAGTGCCTGTCAGCCCGCTCCTAAACCTGGTTTTTTGCCCCCAGCCACACCCAGGGCTCATGGCCTTGTTTTCTTGGATCACTGACAATGAGAAACtaacattttgcattttgtaaTAAATCcttaatttatattcatttcccAGCATGTCTCAGATTCTTTTTCACCTTGGTGGGGTCCTTCAGGGTTTGAGAGGAGATGGTAATTATGAGtgcaagtttctttctttctttctttctttttttttttttttaatgtttatttatttctgagacagagagagacagagcatgagtcagggaggagcagagagagagggagacacagaatcagaagcaggctccaggctctgagctgtcagcacagagcctgacgcagggctcgaactcacagaccacgagatcatgacctgagccgaagtcggatgctcaactgaccgagccacccgggtgccccatgagTGCAAGTTTCTATACAGGCTGGGTTGATAAAATGCAatccattaaaaacattttttttaatgtctgcttatttttgagagagcgagaaagagacagactgtgaatgggggagggtcaagagagagggagacacagaatcagaagcaggctccaggctctgagctgtcagcacagagcccgacatgggggctcgaactcataaaccgtgagccagatcatgacctgaaccgaagttggatgcttaaccaactgaaccgcccaggcaccccaagatgcagttcatttttaaaatttcttctggggcgcctgggtggcgcagtcggttgggcgtccgacttcagctcaggtcaccatctcgcggtctgtgagttcgagccctgtgtcaggctctgggctgatggctcagagcctggagcctgcttccgattctgtgtctccctctctctctgcccctccccccttcatgctctgtctctctctgtctcaaaaataaataaacgttaaaaaaataaataaataaaaataaaaaaaaatttcttctaatGGTTGATTTCTAGGACAAGTTGGAAgtatacaaaaaaaattgaaagagtaGTGTAGTGAACACACGAGTATACCCATCAATTCAACAGTTGTTAACATGTTGCAACGTTGGCTTtaggtgtgtatgtataatataacTGTATTTAAGAGTCAACTGCAGACACACGACCTTCACGTCTAAGTACTTCATCCTGGTCTCCTAAGAGTAATCCTGTATAACCACAATACTGTTATCTggccaaaaaaatgaaaaattccctAATACTGTCTAATATCCAATCATTTATGAATTTCCCTAAAATGTCATtcatagttgtgttttttttttttttaaatcaggctcCAGTGAAGTTTCATGCATTGCAATGGTTATCTCTATAGCCTCTTCTAGAACTGTCTCTCCACTCCttatcttttaatctttattgacACTGACTTTTTCTAAGTCAGGTGAGTTGTCCTGAAGAAGTTCCACAGTCTGATTTGCTCCGTTGTCTGCTATGTTTCTTATAAACTAGAAGTTGATTCAGTTCAGGTCTGAGTTTATTAATGAGAACCTTGCCCAAGAGTGTTGTATGTGTCCTTTAGCATCCACCAGTAGCTGTGTGATCCCTGCTTGTCTCACTGTTGGTGACACTTGCTCTGGTTCCCTTGTCAGGGCAGTGGCAACAGGTTTCTCTGTGGAAAGGAACCTGAAGTACCCTCTCTATCAGCAACCCCACAGATGTGTGTTACTTCAGGTGCTGAGGTCTGGGGCCTCTGCCTCCCTCAGTCCTGTGCCCAGAGCACAGATGGTCACCAGGACAGACCCCGGGGCTTAGATCTGGGATCAGCCAGTTAGGAACTGTAATGCCATGatttcctgcctcagtttctttctctgggGATAAGTGGGGATATTAAAAAGCATGTCtgcttatggggcgcctgggtggcgcagtcggttaagcgtccgacttcagccaggtcacgatctcgcggtccgggagttcgagccccgcgtcaggctctgggctgatggctcagagcctggagcctgtttccaattctgtgtctccctctctctctgcccctcccccgttcatgctctgtctctctctgtcccaaaaataaataaacattgaaaaaaaaaaaaaaaaaaaaaaaagcatgtctgCTTCATCCCTGCGAAAGCTCAGGTGTGATTGTGGGCAGAGATTTCCAGAGGCTCTTCAAAAATCTGTTGAGGGTCTGCTGACAACACTGAGCCTGACCTGAGAGTGGGCATTGGCTGAGGGCTTTGCATATACTACCTAGTCCGTCACTCCTCCACCCAGCCCTGTGTAGCAGTTGCTACCCTTTATTATCCTTATTTCATAGGTGAGGAAACAAGcttctgaaataaattatttactcCCAAGACCTCAGGGAGTAAAAAGGAACCTAAGCAGTTTAGCAGGTACTGCTCAATTGGCAAGGGGTACTGTTGCCTGAATGGAAGGGCctgtgcctgccccaccccctcggTCCCCAATTCCAGGAGAGAGTGGCTTCATCACCCAGTAACCAAGATCTGGCTGCTCATGCTTAGAGAGGTGAAGTCCTCAGCCCATGTTGCCCAGATTCTTCATGTGTAACATGGGCATAGTTGTGACAATCACTTGGGACTGCTCTGTGAAGATTTAAAATGGATCTGCACCTATTTCAGGTAATTTTCCAGGTACTGTACCTCCTGCCCCTTTCCATGGATGAAGAACCTCAGCGCTCCAGAGAGGCATGGTGTCCAACCAGGGTCCCTCAGGCCCAGGGAGTGTCCCCAACCACCTGTACCCAGACGTAGGTTTTACCATGTATGTACCTCTGTATTGACAACCCCAATCTAAGGTTTCTGTGGTGTCTGTTCAGCTTGGGGGTGGGAAGTCACTGGGGAGGCAGGTGTCACTGAGTCATTCAACTGGCCCTCCTGGCAGCCACGCCATGGTGGGCAAGGGACATCAAGCTGCTCATGTCACAGCTGGCATATCAGATAGTCCCCTTGTCAGTCTTGACTCATCTGTGCGTGGCCCCTGGCTGCTGCCTGCAGAGACACCATCTGTGAATCCTTGGGCTAGTGCCCAGGCAACTTTCTGGAACTCCAGCTGTTATACATGGGTATGAGATAGGGGTGGAGTTTTAGGTCTCTGAAGCCCTCTGTCAGGTGTATCTTGCTCTTCTATTTCTGGACTGTGACTTCTCAGGCTTGGGAACAACAAATCATAGCTGGTGAGATTGACCCAGGGATTAGATGACATGTATGAACATGCCCAGCTATGTCAGTTTGTGCTTATTGTCACGCCCACAGCAAagggcctgacacatagtaggtaatTAGTACAGATCaatgggatgaatgaatgaatgaattgagcCTTAGAACAAAGGAACTGGGACAAGGGGGCTGTTGTGTGAGGAGGGCTGGGGATACTGAAACCCAACCAAGTTCCCTTTATGACCTTTTGCTActggaaggagggggaaaggtgTGGGTCccacagagggaaggtgggtatgggggagagggggaaggtaTCTGCATTGCCCCTCTTCTGGGCAGATCACTATTTTGGAGAGAACAGAACAGAAGCAAgaaagaacaagcaggagagggccacAGATTCACTCAACCTGTCCTGTCCACACAAGAATGGTAAAAGTGTTCCTATTGAGATACGACTACATGCCAGACCTATGCCAACCACTTTACTTTTGCATTTCACATTATTTATATCTTATAACAACACCCATGAAGACATTATCCCTGTTCTACatggaggaagctgaggctcactCAAGATAAATGAACAGAGGTGAaatagcaagtggcagagctgagatttgaagtCTGGGCTGTCCTAGGTGTTCCAGACTCAGTTTGCTCCTTCTGGGCAGCCAAACTCAGCCCAGAGAGCTGAGAGGAccaggaggtgggagtgggggtgtctCAGAGTCATGTCCTGCTCTTGgttcctggggcccctggccaTACCTCGGCTTGTGGTGTGTCTGGCCTGTTGGGGGAATGCTTGCGGCCTGACTGGCCTAATGTGGATGCAGTTCCCTTGACAATGAAGAAACACTGCTGAAGTCAAGAGTTCAGATTACTTGAGGGGAAACCCAGCCCTAATTCCTTGCATGGCTCCCTGCTGGGAACAGTCAGAGCTACCCCCACATACCTACCCTGTGCTGGACATGCAGGGGTTATTTTCAGTGGCAAGGTCATGTGTGAGGTGGGTAGGAGTGCCATAAGCAGTCCATCCAGGATTCCTGATGGGAAGTGTTTTGCTGGCTCTTGAGACTTGCGTCCTGACGGGAGGTTCAAACCACAACTCCCTCTTGCCACTGGACCTCATCCAGGAAGCCAGAGCCAGTGTAGGGTTGCCAAGGCCTCCAAGACCCCAGGACCATGGGAAAGACACAAGTGGGCAGGCCACCCCTCAGTCTAGCCCTTGCCTACTTTGGGGACCTCAAGATCAGAGAGGCCCTCACAAACCCTCTCTTACTTAATTAGCCAGGCCCTCCTCACTCCAAGGCCCTCTTCCATGTTGCcaaggaaactaatacagcagcCAGAGAACCCCACCCAGGTCTCCATGGCAACCTACAACAGCCCACTAGGATCCATCCATCCGTGATGTCACCTGAGCCCTGAATgggtgcccccaccccagctacACTCATTACAATCAAACGTCAGAGTCTGATAGCAGATCCCTGTCACAAAGTACCTCATAGCCAGCCTGCTCCAATCTCATACACCCTAGACATGAGCAAGGGGGGAACAGATCATTTTATAGCTGGGCAccctgaggctgggagaggaagCAAGACCCAGGAGTCTGGAGGCAGAGCCAGGTCTAGAAACCAAGCTTCCCCATGACatctcccctctgccctggcccccaccctAGGTCTAAGGAGGGGGTGAGCTCTGGGCAGTGGTGGCACCAAAGTGGTAGCTAATTCcatccccccagccctgccccaagGGTGCTCTACCCCTTGCCCCTCCTAGATGGGAGTCTTAACTTCCAGATCCTGTTATATGCCCTGAACAGTAGGTCCTTATGGGgctagagggaaggagagaaccaTTGAAGACTTAAAGTGGCTGGATTCAGCCCTGACTCTGGTCCAGTCCCACCCACCCCATCCACTCTTGCCGCCATCTGACACCTATCTGCCAGGATTTCCCCAACTTTGGGCAACCTCCAGCCTAGGAGCAGAACGACCAGGAACGGAAAGGCCAGGAGCAGAAGGGCCAGGGCCAGGTATTTTTAGCAGAGTTGTTGGCAGCTGTCTGGAGGGTGCTGGGAGGTGAGGTGGTGCTGAGTTcatccttt from the Prionailurus viverrinus isolate Anna chromosome E2, UM_Priviv_1.0, whole genome shotgun sequence genome contains:
- the CIAO2B gene encoding cytosolic iron-sulfur assembly component 2B, with translation MVGGGGVGGGLLENANPLIYERSGERPVTAGEEDEQVPDSIDAREIFDLIRSINDPEHPLTLEELNVVEQVRVQVSDPESTVAVAFTPTIPHCSMATLIGLSIKVKLLRSLPQRFKMDVHITPGTHASEHAVNKQLADKERVAAALENTHLLEVVNQCLSARS